TGGTCGAACCGGACGGGTGCTTGTCCGCGAGCAGCTGGAACAAAACAACGCCGAGGCTGTAGATGTCCGAACGAGTGTCGGGGGTGACCAGAGTTCCCAACACGACTTCTGGGGCCATCCATGCCAACGTTCCAGCCATCGCTTCAATAGAACGTGTTGCTTCCCTGTCGTCGAACGTGGCGATCGTGGCAACGCCAAAGTCAACGAGGTGCGGTTCGCCGTCGTCGGAGACCAGGATGTTTGAAGGCTTGACGTCTCTGTGAACGATCCCCTGCCGATGAGCGGCCTGCAGTGTGACGCAGATGGATCGGAATTTTCGCAGAATCGTTTTCTGAGAACACTTGTGTTCGAATACGTAGCTGTCGATCCGTCCGCCGCTTAACAATTGCATGGCGAACCAGAAACAGCGGACACCATTCCATTGCGTAATGCCACTCACGAAGACTTCGGCCAGCCCTGTTGTCTTGACGGATTCGAAGACTCGCATTTCGCGGCGAAATCGTTTTTCCTGATCTTCCGGATCCAGCGTGGGCTTCAGCACCTTGACAGCAACCACGCGATTCGGATTCTTCTGCTGGCACCGAAACACAACGCCGCTTCCGCCGACGCCGATTTGCTCCAGCACAAGGAACTCGCCGATCTGTTTCGGCCGGTTCGCGGTATCGAGCAGATGTCGCCTCTGGTCGACGGCGGCCAGTCGGGCAAGTGAATCCGTCACTGCGCTCAACAGCTCCGGCTCTGCGGCACATAATGTTTCCACAGTCACGGGGCGGCCAGCATCGCGAGCCAATTCAAACTCGTCAATCAATTCATCGACACGTAACCGTTCACTGGCCGCCAGTGCCTTAAGAGGATCATCATGGTTCGGCGGCGTTTCAGAAATCATGAACGTTGTTTGTCAAGGTGTCTTATCTGCCGCGGTGACCGTGATTGTCACTTCCCCAACGCATCTCGACAGGCCGAAGTTCGATCGTGAAGCAGGTAATTCCGACACGGACCAACGGCGGATTGCTCGACGAACGCCAGCGGTATTTCCGCCCTGCGACCATCAGTCGATATCCACGCAGTTTCGCTCTTCATTCAGCACCACGCAAGAAAGAACACACCCGGGATTTCCATACCCACGAAGCCCATTTTTAATGCCCACCAGTAAAGCAGGCCGTTCAAGAACCGCCACCGCAGTGTCGTTGCAGGACAACGCCGGTCGTTGCTAATGGACAACGGTCTTTTGTTCACTTTGATTCGTGAACAGGGACGCTGATCACCAAGCCGGAGAATTTGGCTTTCTCCGACGGCTTCTTGAAAAAACCGCCGTGGCAACTGATGCAACCGCTGGTCAAGGGAATCGTGCGTGCCTGACGGTAGTAGCCGTCTTCCACAACGTCGATTACGGCCTTTTCAGAACCCAGCTCTCTGGCCGCTCGCTTTTCGAAAGCGGTTTCTGGCTCGTGGTCGATGCTCATCGCCTTCAAATTGATCGAAATCCAGTTTGCTTTCGTGTGTGAGGTCCGTTCCATTTCTTTGAAGACGTCCTCCATCGCTCGAGCGGGCACGACAGCACGGTCGCCATGAAAATAGCGGTGATGCATCACGTCCAAAGTGGCCGCATACATCTTGTGCATTAATGCCGCTCGTTCGCGAGCCGCTTCGATCGACACGCGATGAGAATCATCGACAGTTGGTTTCGAGGTCTTATCTACCTTCGGCTGACTTGCTTCACTGCTCTGCGCTGCGGCATCAGCATCAACGGGATCGGCGCTGGCTGTGCTCAGAACGGACCACACGCACCATGCGGCACTCAGCACATAAAGGGGAATCGTTTTCATTGTTCCTTGTCCTGGTCGTCAGTGCCAAACCGGATGCCGTTAACGCTTGTTCAAAGTCGGTCGCGCCTTGAATCGTGATGCGCGCATTTGAGCTCGTGACAACACAAGACTCGTCCCGTTTGCCACACTTGAAGAATAATACACCTTCATGTAGATGATTCAAGTGTGGGTTTCGAATGCGTCAACGACGGCGTGCCCAGTTCTATGGGTTTCACGTCAAGCGAAACGTGCTCGCTAATCAGGCCGAATGGGTGAGGCGCGCACAACGTCGAAAAAATGCGATGACAAGGCAGAGGATTTCATCAGCGCTGGTTATGATCATCGCGCGGCTCGTGTTTCGTGGTGTTCTGATTCTGAGGAACGAAAGCGGATCACGTGACGCGACGTCCCATCTCAAGATGACTGCTGGTGTCTACAGATCGTTCGATCGATTGCCTGCGGATCATCGCCCACGTCATAAAGTTTCGGAGAAACTGCTGCAATGTCTCACGCTCGCAAGCTGTCTTTCTTCCAGTCGCTATCACGCGGCAACAAGCGTAACCGACGCAGCCTGCGCCGTTACGGCACGGATGCTCTGGAATCGCGGACGCTGCTGTCTAGTAATTCCATCGTCCTGCAGAATGCGGCGGACGCTCATATTGCTGAGGAGATCGATCCCAACGCCAACATGGGCGGCTCACCGACTCTGGAATTTTACGCTACGTGGGTGCAGTACGGAGGCCCCGCCAATCGCTCGCTTCTGGAATTCGATCTCGCTCCTACCGGCGGAGCTGTTCCTGCATCTGCCATTTTGGAACTGTATCAACTTAGTTCCAACAATTATGCGGGCGGCGATATGGCGGTCGAAGTGTACGCTCTGACCGAAGCGTGGGAAGAAGGCAGTGGAACGAATCCGTGGGCACCTGCTGCGGGCGTTTCATGGACTGACGCGACGACCAACGACCAATGGCAAACAGCTGGCGGTGACTTTAACACCACTTACGACTTTGGACACGGGGCGAACGGTCTGATCGCCACAGCAACTTTGTCGGGGGCGACTGAAGACAGTTGGGTGAGCTTCGACGTGACAGCGGCTGTCGCCGCATGGAATAGCGGGCAACTGGAAAACCACGGCTTTATTACCGTCATCACGTCCGGTGACTACACGTTGTATCAGATCGCCAGTTCTGAATATTCCGACAGCAGCCTGGCTCCGCGACTGACGGTCGACCAAACTCCCGCACCGGAAATTTCCGTCAGCACGACTCAGTTGACCGTCGGCGAATCCTCCGGTCCGGCGATGATCACGGTTTCGCTGGCGGAATCGCCTGAAGACACCGTCACGGTTCAATATTCGACGGTCGACCAAACCGCGAACGCTGGCACAGACTATCAGCCACAATCCGGAACGCTGACATTTCCTGCGGGAACTCAGACACTCGTTCAACAGGTTGCGATTCCGATTGTCGACGACACTTCGCACGAACCAACTGAATCCTTCGAACTCGTGATTTTCAGCCCGGTCAATGCCATTCTCGGCAACACCACGGCCACCGTCACCATCGAAGACAACGACGAGCGCGGCACGGAACCGATTATCCTGCAAAACGCGATCGACACTCACCTTGTTCCAGAAACGATCCCGAACGCGAACCTTGGCGGATCGCACGTGCTGGACTTCTACGCCACATGGGTCCAGTGGGGCGGACCGGCGCATCGTTCGCTGCTGGAATTCGACCTGTCTGATGTCGGCGACGTCGTTCCCAAAGCAGCGACGCTGGAACTTTATCAATTGCCGTCCGAATACTATTCCGGCGGCGACATGTTGGTTGAACTCTACGCGTTAAGTCGTGACTGGGAAGAAGGCAGCGGACTCGATCCATGGGCTCCCAGCCCCGGCGCTTCGTGGGCAAACGCGTCCAGCAGCAGTCAGTGGTTGCAGCCCGGAGGCGACTATCACACGAACTTCGATTTCGGCAATGGAGCCAACGGACTCATTTCAACAGCCACACTGTCGCCAGCGACGGCAGACAGTTGGATTAGCTTTGACGTGACGTCTGCGGTCGCCGCGTGGAACAGCGGGCTGCTGGCAAACCACGGCTTTGTGACCGTCATCAAAACGGGTGACTACACGCTGTATCAAGTCGCCAGCTCCGAATACGCTAACTCAGACCTTGCGCCAAAGCTAACGATCGAACAGGCAGAATCGTCTCAAGTGGCAGTCGGCACGTCCTCGCTCACCGTTAGCGAAACAGCGGGAACAGCTTACGTTGCGGTGACGCTGTCAGAAACTCCGACCGAAACAGTCACTGTGCAGTACACAACCTTTAACGACACCGCGATGGCCGTCACGGACTACATGGGCACCAGCGGACAGCTCGTGTTCGAAGCCGCAACCACTCAACTAACTCAGTTTGTCAGCATGCCGATCGTAAACGACGGCCTGCACGAACCAGCCGAAGCGTTCATTCTGCAACTCAACGGCGCGGTGAACGCGGGGTTGAGCAACGTCACTGCGATGATCACCATTCTGGACAATGACGATCCGTTCGATCCATCGACGCTACTAGTCGCAGATGCGGTGGTTTCCGAAGGCGAATGGGGTGCCAGACAGGTTGAGGTCGTTGTCACACTACTCAACGGCCCCACAACAACGGTCACTGTCGACTACGAAACCGTCGACTACACGGCAGAAGCTGGACAGGACTACACACCAACCAATGGACAGCTCGTGTTTGCACCTGGCCAGACCAGTCAAACTATTTCTGTTTCGATTTCGGGAGATCGAAAGCATGAAACTGATGAGAAGTTTCGCATTCAGCTGCGCAATGCCGTCGATGCTGGTGTCGGTGACGGATCGGCGATGATCACGATTAGAAACGACGATGCCGCCGATCCCGAAATGCTGCCATTCTTTGATCCTTCGGAGTTCATGAACGGCTATCTGGGGGCCTTCGAACTTCCGGCTGGCGGTGCGAATGGCGAATTCGGTTTCGGTGGTTACTACGGAGGACTCGGATTAGCTCTGAGGCCAAACGCAGACGGCACCGGCAACACGTTGTACGTGACCGGCGAGAATTCTCGCGATGTAACGCCGCCGAATAGCCGCACCTATTCTGTGGCGGCCAATTCTGTGCTGGCGGAGGTCAGTATTCCTTCAGAGCTTGCCACTGATCCTGCTCAGATGCAAATTGCGACGCTGTTTAGTCACGTTGACTTGGCTGGCATGTTGGAAATTGACAGCCGCGGCCAGAAGGGCGATGTGCTTTTTGAAGGCAACGGCGCCAATTACGAGATCCAGATCGATGATGTTTTGGTTGTCGGCGACAAGCTTGTCGTGTCTGCGATTGTTGGATACGACGTGGGAGTCGGTGCGTCACATTCCCACTTCATCATTGACGGTTTGGATCTGGATCAAATCACAGACAGAAAAGTCCATGGGCTGTTCAACGTCGCTGACAGTCTTTCCGGGCAGGGCTTCGACGGAACGGACGCGGGTTTTGTTGCTGGCTACATGACGGAGATTCCCTCCGAATGGCAGGCAGCGTTGGGCGGATCTCATTTGTTGGGCCAGTCGGGACTTAGCGGATTGCTCAGAACTTCCATGGGACCTTCGGCGTTTGCGTTCGACGCATCAAAGATCGGAACGTCCGACTTCCAGACTCCGGAAACCCTGACGTACTATCCGCACGCGGCCGATTGGCACGCCGGCGAAACTTCTCATGCCCTGGCGTTTATTGAACCGAGCCATCGCCCTGGACCGGCGATTGTCGACGATCCGTTGTACAACTGGAACGCAACGGTCGAAGACGTCGTGTTTGCTCCAGGCACGCGATCTGTATTGTTCTTTGGATCGATTGGAGTCGACGACGACACGGGAGAATCCTTCGTCGGCTATGGCGATAGCCCCGTCTACAACGACTACGCTCGCGGGCACTACAAGGGGCCTCATTCGTTAAACGGCGAATACGAGTACCAGGTTTGGGCCTACGATGCCTACGATTACGCGAAGGTCCGCAGTGGCGAACTGGCTCCGTGGGAAGTGCAGCCACACGACGTCTGGACATTCGACTTCCCCGGCATGACCGATCTTGATCCCGCCAAACAACTCGCCGGCACCGCCTTCGATCCCGCAACCAACCGCCTGTATGTCGCTCAACAGCGCTGGGGAGACCCAACAAACGACATTCCCAGCGGATCACCCATCGTGCACGTCTTCCAGCTTGGACCGCCACCGAACATCACGGCTTCCGGTAGCCCAATGTCCGGTGATGGCAACTCAGCCACTGAGAAATCGAACGTTGCTCAGACACCATTCGCCGCCCCGCCCGCTGATGCAGACTTTGCCCAGGCAGACGAACGCCTCGAGCTCCCGCCGATACCGTTTGACGCAGGTGGGCACCCCTTGCCTATTGAGACTTCTATCGAGCCTGCCGACAACGATTCTTCAAAGCAGGACCGAACTGACAACGATGAGCTGTTCGATCCTGTCGGCCAGTTGGCGGTCGCTTCCGTCGGTAGTGGGAACCAATCCGACTTGTTGGCGGGGTTGTTGGACGAAATTAACCTGGCGGTTCTCAACTAGAGCACTTTACGTTTTGTTGTGGACGGTGCTGGCTCGTGGGAACCGGCCCACGTAGGACAATAACCGATTTCCGCGGCCACAAGTTAGCGTGAAACGCTGTAACACGAATATTGTTCATTCATAGCAGGCCTGACACATGCAACGTCTGATTCTTTTCTTTCTTATTCTGTGTGCTCCGACTTTTGCCGATGAAACGCCATCAAACCGGATGCTGGTGATTGGAATCGATGGCTGTCGTCCTGACGCTTTGGCAGCTGCTGAAACGCCGAACCTGGACGCGTTGATTAAGTCGGGATCGTTTACAGACAAGACGCAGATTCTTGGAAGCCGCTATCGAGACAACGACACCGTCAGCGGGCCGGGCTGGTCGAGTTTTCTGACGGGCGTCTGGGCCGACAAGCACGGCGTCAACGACAACTCGTTCGAAGGAAAGAAGTATGAACAGTTTCCGCACTTCTTTCGGCGCATCAAAGATCGCTGGCCCAATGCTCGCACAGGTTCGTTCGTCGATTGGGAACCGATTGACACTCATATTGTTGAAGCGGCCGATGTTCGAGTTGTGCACCCGGCGAAGGGGGCCGCCAACTACGCCGAGAACGACATTCTACTCGCCCGCGAAACCAGTCAGTTTCTGTCGTCCGGCAATCCGCACGCCGCGATGGTGTATTTCGGAGCCGTGGACGAAACCGGCCATGCTCACGGTTTTCACCCTGACGTTCCCGAGTACATCAACGCAATTGAAACGGTTGATGAGCGTGTTGGCGAAGTCGTGCGTGCGATGACTCAGCGTGCGAACTACGCAAAGGAAAACTGGCTGGTAGTTGTGTCAACGGATCACGGCGGCAAAGACAAGGGCCACGGCGATGGACACAAGGTGCCCGAAATCCTAACCACGTTTCTGATTGTCAGCGGCCCAGGCAGTGTGAAAGGAAGTATCGATCAACCTACATATGTTGTCGACGTCGCAGCGACAGGCCTGGCTCATCTGGGCGTAGAACTCCCAGACGACATGGATGGAAAGGCGGTCGGGCTGGCTGACGTTCGGACGACTCAGAAGAACGCAGCTCAGGCAACAGGCTTGTCGATTTCGTGGGACAAAAACTACCTCGAAGTGAGTGGCCCCGATATTCCGGGTGGCCCCATTCGCACTAACTATCTCGAGGCCTATTGCCGTCCCGGCTCAACCGATCGAGACTGGCACGAAACTGTCATTCCGCACAAAAGCGAACTCATTTTGGCCACAGATGATCGCAAACGTATTGAACTGGAGGATCGACTGAGCGACGGTATTGTGGTACGACATGTGATTACTGCCGGGCTGGACGAACTTACGTTTACTGTCACGGCGACAAACCCGACAGACACTGAATCACAAGCCCATTGGGCTCAACCTTGTATGCGAGTCGATGGCTTCACCGGCACGGACAACAAAGACGCTCGCAAAACTTATCCGCCCTATATTCAGAAGTGTTTTCTGATGTTGGACGGGAAACTGACGCGACTGCCGACCGAACCCTGGGCTTTGAAAGCTCGCTACATTCCTGGTCAGGTCTATGCGCCAGCTGACGTCGATCGCAACGACGTCAATCCACGACCGCTTAGCGAACTCGTGCCTTCAGACGGACTCACCGGCTGCTATTCAGCAGATGAAAAACGAATTCTGGCCGTTGCATGGGAACCGTATCAGGAAATTTTCCAGGGCGTCATCACGTGCATGCACAATGACTTTCGGATCGGAGGACTCGCGCCGGGCGAAGCGAAAACGATTCGCGGTAAGCTCTATATCGTTCCCGCTGACGAAGCCGCATTGGTGAAACGTTTCCGCAACGACTTTGCCAAGTAGAGCGCTCGTGCAGAGTTGCAGGCGCCTGATGCCTCAACCATATGAGCGTACACTTCCGCTCGGTCAGCACAGCATGCTGCTGAGCGTACATCGCTGCTTGGCGCGAACTCCAAAACGTGTGCCACTGAGTCCCGATGATGCGCCGGGGCTTTGTCATGGCTATGGGGTCAATCTGAAACTATCAGACGATGGCCATTGGTCCCGGCAATGCGCTCGTGAACTAGTGCTAACGCCCCGCATCGAATGTGGACAAAGCACGTGCCGATTGTCAGGCAGTCAATTCATTGCAGCCCCGATGGTTGACGAGTAACGACCACGCTTCCAGTGGCGATTCCACCGTTATGCAATCGGTGGCGAAGTGGCGCCCAGATTCCGACGTCAGTGTCATCCCATTGTTATCGGTGACGTGCTGCTGAAGGCTTGCTGGAACTCATAAACGCCTTCGACATACCTCGCCAATATGCGACGGCACCGAAGTCATGGGACGAGCCCATGCGCACTGCATTGCGTATCTGAGGCTCGCGTTGATCACGCTGACAGCCGCACCGTGCTCTCCTAATACTGACAAGCATTTTTCGCTTTGCTTACCGGAGGAGGGTTTACCTTACCGAAATTTCCGGTGCAACACGCGCGATCTGTGGGCAAACCCGCCGCCGGAGGTGGGGCATTGCAGGACGTATGGGGGTTGAGACGAAAAAGTAGGAAATCACACAATCGGCAAAGAAATGTGGTCCGGTTTGACCGGACTGGTGCGATTCAAACGGCGATTGGATATCTCACTTCTCACTCGTTAAGCGGACACACCACGATGTTGGATCAGTTTCTTTCGTACTGCCACGCGCTCTCCTCCACTGTCGTTTTGAACAGTACCTCTTCTCTGAAATCGGCATCACGTCAAAACCGACGTCGCCGTGCTGCTATTGATCGATTGCCCCAACAGGTCAACGTGCTGGAAACGCGGCGAATGCTGAGTGCGGAGAATCCACTTCCTACTTTTACAATGTTGGAAGGTGAATCCGGTGTGCTGTTTGTGGAGGTGGATGATGCCCCCGGCGGAGGTGAATTGGTCGTGATTATCACCGTTGAAGGTGAAAGCTCTCCGTCACATGAGCTCGAAATGCTGCCGGGGTCGTGGGAGGTGTTTGACCTCAACACATTGATTCCGCCCAACAGCTCCAAGGATGTGACAGTAAAGATCCGCGAAACGGAAGTTATGCTGGATGCAAACGGCGCACCACATATGACACAGTTCCAATACACTTCTCAAACCGTCAGCGTACCTGGGGTGGAGTTGGTTGCACACGAATTCAACGCCATTGACGGCCACATGAGCGTGCTGAGCGGCGATGTTGACATGACAAATCCGATGGGCACAGTAACCTTGGTTTATCGTGTAGCTGGCACTTCGCAATGGACGGATATGACAGAACTGTCTGATAGCAACGACGGCTTTTTCGCAGAGATTATCAACGAGGCAAACGGAGAAACAGATTTTGAATTCGCCACGCGGACGTCAATGTTCGGTGTGAATGTCTATAGCGCGATTCATACGATCGAAGACTTCCCGGCGTATGTTCCGGGCGACTATGACCCGGACGGTGGTGACGGAACAGGTGGTGACGGAACAGGTGGCGACGGAACAGGTGGCGACGTTGGCGGCATAGACGAAGGAATGGGAGAGGATGGAATGGGTGGCGGCGTGCATGATGACACCACCGACGATGGCGCCATGCACGACGATGGCATGGGCTACACTGGTGATGGTATGGACGGTGACCTTGCGTGGACCGGGGCAGGCGACGATGACGACGAAGATTTCTGGGGCGACTATCCGGGCGCTTAACGATGCGGACGTACGACCGTTCGTCTCAACACCGTTTCCCGATTTGTCACGAAGATGTTAGGCGACAACGCCATCGCCATTCCGTCCGGGGATGGCTTTCAGCGAACTCTGTTGTCAGCCTGAAATCGGCTATTGAAATTCGGGCGAAATTCTCAACAGTTCAGGGATGAACTTTGAGAAGGCTCGGGCACGATGGCTGATGCGCTGTTTTGTCAGCAGTGACAATTCGCCAAACGACTTGTGATATTCGCGGATCAGGAAGTACGGGTCGTATCCGAAGCCGCCTTCGCCTCGTCGTTCCTGCAGGATTCGGCCGCGGCAGGTACCTTCGACGGCAATTCGAACTTCGCCCGCTGGGTTCGACAACGCCACACTGCAGACATAACCGGCTCCGCGTTTTTCATCCGGCACGTCCGCCAGTTCCTTCAGAAGCTTGGCGTTGTTTTTTTCATCAGTTGCGCCTTCGCCGCTGTAGCGAGCTGAATATATGCCTGGAGCGCCTTTCAGTGCGTCGACTCGCAAACCGCTGTCTTCGCCGATGGTCCATTGCCCAAGCGCCGTAGCCACTTCAGTTGCTTTTTTGGCGGCGTTCGCGGCAAAAGTGTCACCGTCTTCCACGACATCGGGAACGTCGGGAAACTCTGTCACTGGAATAACTTTGAAGCCTACAGCGGCCAGCAAGTCAGCGACTTCTTCGGTCTTTTTCTTATTGCGGCTGGCGAGGATGATTGTGCGATCAGACATTTTGTAACTCCTGCTTAAACTGAGCCATCTCACCAGCAGCGTGATCGTCGCCCTGTAACTGAGCTTGTTGAATGCCGCCATCGTAGGTCGCAACGGCATCCTGAATTCGCCCCAGCCTGGCCAGTTGCTGCCCTGCCATCAGAAACGCCGGTACGTAAGGTTTTTCGTCCTGCATCAGGCTGGTCAACAACTCCAGACTGCGGTCGCTGTTGTCTTCCTTGTCCAGTTCCATCGCCAGCATGTAGCGCAATGTCTGGTCCGACGGGTCGTCAGCCAACATTGCTTCGAGTTTTTCTTTGCGTGATTGCGTCATCAAACCTTCTTTGTAACGGGCGTTCCTGAGGGTTGCTGCTTGTGCAGGTTGAATGCATCCTGTGACGTGCGGAATTCGCTCGCCATGCTGACATTAATCTTCCGCGCCACACAGCGGCACGCTGGGGTTCGGATCCTGCAGAAGCTCAGCCAGTGTGGTGGAGCGGAAAGCATTTTCCATTTCCTTGATTGCATCGTCCATGCGTCGGTGCAGAGCACACAATCTCACGCCATGAGCGGCCAGATCAAGTGGGCAGGTTGTGATTCTCTGAATCGGATCCACGGCGTTCACAACATCCAGAATCGTCAACTCAGCCGGCAACTTAGCGAGCGACACGCCGCCGCCAACACCACGCTGCAGGTGGACGATGTCTTCTGTCCGTAATCCCTGCAGCACCTTGGACAGGTACGCCGGCGGCACTTTCGTGACGGCTGCGATTTCGCTCGTCTTTTGCGGCTCTGGGGCATGTTGAGCCAGATAAACGACGGCTCGCAGGGCGTATTCAACAGTTTGCGAAAGCATTAAATCAGCGGTCCTGTGGCATGGCAGAATGGCGAAAAACACGGGCGAAGATACCGAAATCCCGCGACTAGCCTCCAAACTGGATGTTGACATCCTGTTTTAAAGTGGTAAATTCCGAGACTGGACATTCTTGTCCAGTTTAGTTTCCGGTTTTTCGTTCAATTCCCTTCGGAGGTATTCAGAATGAAGCTCTCGCGACGCCTGTTGTCTCTCTCCCTGGCTGGCATTGT
This DNA window, taken from Fuerstiella marisgermanici, encodes the following:
- a CDS encoding c-type heme family protein, which produces MKTIPLYVLSAAWCVWSVLSTASADPVDADAAAQSSEASQPKVDKTSKPTVDDSHRVSIEAARERAALMHKMYAATLDVMHHRYFHGDRAVVPARAMEDVFKEMERTSHTKANWISINLKAMSIDHEPETAFEKRAARELGSEKAVIDVVEDGYYRQARTIPLTSGCISCHGGFFKKPSEKAKFSGLVISVPVHESK
- a CDS encoding Calx-beta domain-containing protein, which encodes MSHARKLSFFQSLSRGNKRNRRSLRRYGTDALESRTLLSSNSIVLQNAADAHIAEEIDPNANMGGSPTLEFYATWVQYGGPANRSLLEFDLAPTGGAVPASAILELYQLSSNNYAGGDMAVEVYALTEAWEEGSGTNPWAPAAGVSWTDATTNDQWQTAGGDFNTTYDFGHGANGLIATATLSGATEDSWVSFDVTAAVAAWNSGQLENHGFITVITSGDYTLYQIASSEYSDSSLAPRLTVDQTPAPEISVSTTQLTVGESSGPAMITVSLAESPEDTVTVQYSTVDQTANAGTDYQPQSGTLTFPAGTQTLVQQVAIPIVDDTSHEPTESFELVIFSPVNAILGNTTATVTIEDNDERGTEPIILQNAIDTHLVPETIPNANLGGSHVLDFYATWVQWGGPAHRSLLEFDLSDVGDVVPKAATLELYQLPSEYYSGGDMLVELYALSRDWEEGSGLDPWAPSPGASWANASSSSQWLQPGGDYHTNFDFGNGANGLISTATLSPATADSWISFDVTSAVAAWNSGLLANHGFVTVIKTGDYTLYQVASSEYANSDLAPKLTIEQAESSQVAVGTSSLTVSETAGTAYVAVTLSETPTETVTVQYTTFNDTAMAVTDYMGTSGQLVFEAATTQLTQFVSMPIVNDGLHEPAEAFILQLNGAVNAGLSNVTAMITILDNDDPFDPSTLLVADAVVSEGEWGARQVEVVVTLLNGPTTTVTVDYETVDYTAEAGQDYTPTNGQLVFAPGQTSQTISVSISGDRKHETDEKFRIQLRNAVDAGVGDGSAMITIRNDDAADPEMLPFFDPSEFMNGYLGAFELPAGGANGEFGFGGYYGGLGLALRPNADGTGNTLYVTGENSRDVTPPNSRTYSVAANSVLAEVSIPSELATDPAQMQIATLFSHVDLAGMLEIDSRGQKGDVLFEGNGANYEIQIDDVLVVGDKLVVSAIVGYDVGVGASHSHFIIDGLDLDQITDRKVHGLFNVADSLSGQGFDGTDAGFVAGYMTEIPSEWQAALGGSHLLGQSGLSGLLRTSMGPSAFAFDASKIGTSDFQTPETLTYYPHAADWHAGETSHALAFIEPSHRPGPAIVDDPLYNWNATVEDVVFAPGTRSVLFFGSIGVDDDTGESFVGYGDSPVYNDYARGHYKGPHSLNGEYEYQVWAYDAYDYAKVRSGELAPWEVQPHDVWTFDFPGMTDLDPAKQLAGTAFDPATNRLYVAQQRWGDPTNDIPSGSPIVHVFQLGPPPNITASGSPMSGDGNSATEKSNVAQTPFAAPPADADFAQADERLELPPIPFDAGGHPLPIETSIEPADNDSSKQDRTDNDELFDPVGQLAVASVGSGNQSDLLAGLLDEINLAVLN
- a CDS encoding XTP/dITP diphosphatase; this encodes MSDRTIILASRNKKKTEEVADLLAAVGFKVIPVTEFPDVPDVVEDGDTFAANAAKKATEVATALGQWTIGEDSGLRVDALKGAPGIYSARYSGEGATDEKNNAKLLKELADVPDEKRGAGYVCSVALSNPAGEVRIAVEGTCRGRILQERRGEGGFGYDPYFLIREYHKSFGELSLLTKQRISHRARAFSKFIPELLRISPEFQ
- a CDS encoding RrF2 family transcriptional regulator; the encoded protein is MLSQTVEYALRAVVYLAQHAPEPQKTSEIAAVTKVPPAYLSKVLQGLRTEDIVHLQRGVGGGVSLAKLPAELTILDVVNAVDPIQRITTCPLDLAAHGVRLCALHRRMDDAIKEMENAFRSTTLAELLQDPNPSVPLCGAED
- a CDS encoding alkaline phosphatase family protein; protein product: MQRLILFFLILCAPTFADETPSNRMLVIGIDGCRPDALAAAETPNLDALIKSGSFTDKTQILGSRYRDNDTVSGPGWSSFLTGVWADKHGVNDNSFEGKKYEQFPHFFRRIKDRWPNARTGSFVDWEPIDTHIVEAADVRVVHPAKGAANYAENDILLARETSQFLSSGNPHAAMVYFGAVDETGHAHGFHPDVPEYINAIETVDERVGEVVRAMTQRANYAKENWLVVVSTDHGGKDKGHGDGHKVPEILTTFLIVSGPGSVKGSIDQPTYVVDVAATGLAHLGVELPDDMDGKAVGLADVRTTQKNAAQATGLSISWDKNYLEVSGPDIPGGPIRTNYLEAYCRPGSTDRDWHETVIPHKSELILATDDRKRIELEDRLSDGIVVRHVITAGLDELTFTVTATNPTDTESQAHWAQPCMRVDGFTGTDNKDARKTYPPYIQKCFLMLDGKLTRLPTEPWALKARYIPGQVYAPADVDRNDVNPRPLSELVPSDGLTGCYSADEKRILAVAWEPYQEIFQGVITCMHNDFRIGGLAPGEAKTIRGKLYIVPADEAALVKRFRNDFAK